A window of Natrinema versiforme contains these coding sequences:
- a CDS encoding ZIP family metal transporter: MALLENLVLVFVAGLITALATGLGALPFFFFEGLSDRRNVILWGLSSGIMVSASLFGLVEEGLAEGTPLEIAIGMAAGVALVVLAHDVLMDTEIDPHQYEEADFKKLVLILGILTVHSFPEGVAIGVSFADLGLEGGTELLGFTVPVLAIFMTIAISIHNIPEGTAISIPLRSMDIANWKLVWWAVFSSLPQPIGAVLAFGFVRYAREFLPYGFGFAAGAMIYLVLTEFVPEALEIGERLPRGGKPELAGGIAVGVLVMVPLAFV; this comes from the coding sequence ATGGCGCTGCTCGAGAACCTCGTGTTGGTGTTCGTCGCCGGCCTGATCACGGCGCTTGCGACCGGTCTCGGCGCGCTCCCGTTTTTCTTCTTCGAGGGACTCAGCGACCGGCGAAACGTGATCCTCTGGGGGCTCTCCTCCGGGATCATGGTCTCGGCATCGCTGTTCGGCCTCGTCGAGGAGGGGCTGGCCGAGGGGACTCCGCTCGAGATCGCGATCGGGATGGCGGCCGGGGTCGCGCTCGTCGTCCTCGCACACGACGTGCTGATGGACACCGAGATCGATCCCCACCAGTACGAGGAAGCCGATTTCAAGAAACTCGTCCTCATTCTCGGAATTCTGACCGTCCACAGTTTTCCCGAGGGCGTGGCCATCGGCGTCTCCTTCGCCGATCTCGGCCTCGAGGGCGGCACCGAACTCCTCGGCTTTACGGTCCCAGTCCTCGCGATTTTCATGACGATCGCGATTTCGATCCACAATATTCCCGAGGGGACCGCGATCTCGATCCCGCTGCGCTCGATGGACATCGCCAACTGGAAGCTGGTCTGGTGGGCCGTCTTCTCGAGTCTCCCCCAGCCGATCGGGGCCGTCCTCGCGTTCGGCTTCGTCCGCTACGCCCGGGAGTTCCTCCCCTACGGCTTCGGCTTCGCCGCCGGCGCGATGATCTATCTGGTGCTCACGGAGTTCGTCCCCGAAGCGCTCGAGATCGGGGAGCGACTGCCTCGAGGCGGGAAGCCCGAACTCGCGGGTGGCATCGCCGTCGGGGTACTCGTGATGGTGCCGCTCGCGTTCGTGTAA
- a CDS encoding digeranylgeranylglycerophospholipid reductase produces MNDRYDVVIAGAGPAGAQCARDLAARGYDVVVLETEAEDGFPRQSNKSTAGTFHSMMAAFGIPDDVVMQYTDSVVLESPTEHYVRDQTGAVLEFADFKRYLVRDSRDRGAEYRFDARVTAPIMENGEIAGVTYNGDEEVYGDIVIDATGPNAPLAKELGVVDLERENQAIGIEYEFEGIDIDRPGFADLRDAMMLRLDHDIAPGGYSWIFHTGEDTAKVGLCYIQNDSHDQYSRDDFTIDDYLSHWLDTDPRFQDAERIEGKQHRGSAHIQAPGDLHTDRFMAIGDTVPSLDPLWGEGINKCMLSGRAAAATADSVLKHDGVEPTAENLEVYETLWHRDVAPNAKSRLLMTQLLYLAPNDRYDKLMRDLQRLDDDTLAKANKGDTLAIARLLEPGDAPLLVDLAKQRLDFDLGSLL; encoded by the coding sequence ATGAACGATCGCTACGACGTAGTCATCGCCGGTGCCGGCCCCGCCGGCGCACAGTGTGCCCGCGATCTCGCCGCCAGAGGGTACGACGTCGTCGTCCTCGAGACCGAGGCCGAGGACGGGTTCCCGCGTCAGAGCAACAAGTCCACCGCGGGGACGTTCCACTCCATGATGGCCGCGTTCGGCATCCCGGACGATGTCGTGATGCAGTACACCGACAGCGTCGTCCTCGAGTCGCCGACCGAACACTACGTCCGCGACCAGACCGGCGCGGTACTGGAGTTCGCGGACTTCAAGCGGTATCTCGTCCGCGACAGCCGCGACCGCGGCGCCGAGTACCGCTTCGACGCCCGCGTCACCGCGCCGATCATGGAGAACGGCGAGATCGCCGGCGTCACCTACAACGGCGACGAGGAGGTCTACGGCGACATCGTCATCGACGCGACGGGACCGAACGCGCCCCTCGCGAAGGAACTCGGCGTCGTCGACCTCGAACGCGAGAACCAGGCCATCGGCATCGAGTACGAGTTCGAGGGGATCGATATCGATCGCCCCGGCTTCGCCGACCTGCGCGACGCCATGATGTTGCGCCTGGACCACGATATCGCGCCCGGCGGCTACTCCTGGATCTTCCACACCGGCGAGGACACCGCCAAGGTCGGCCTCTGTTACATTCAGAACGACAGCCACGACCAGTACAGCCGGGACGATTTCACCATCGACGACTACCTCTCTCACTGGCTCGATACCGATCCGCGGTTCCAGGACGCAGAGCGGATCGAGGGCAAACAGCACCGCGGATCGGCCCACATTCAGGCACCCGGCGACCTCCACACCGATCGGTTCATGGCGATCGGCGACACCGTTCCGAGCCTCGACCCGCTCTGGGGCGAGGGGATCAACAAGTGCATGCTGTCGGGTCGGGCCGCCGCCGCCACCGCCGATAGCGTCCTCAAACACGACGGCGTCGAGCCGACCGCCGAGAACCTCGAGGTCTACGAAACCCTCTGGCACCGCGACGTCGCACCCAACGCCAAGAGCCGACTGCTGATGACCCAGCTCCTCTATCTCGCGCCGAACGACCGCTACGACAAGCTCATGCGGGACCTCCAGCGACTCGACGACGACACGCTGGCCAAAGCGAATAAGGGCGACACCCTCGCGATCGCACGCCTGCTCGAGCCCGGGGACGCGCCGCTGCTCGTCGACCTCGCGAAACAGCGCCTCGATTTCGATCTCGGCTCCTTGCTGTAA
- a CDS encoding aminotransferase class V-fold PLP-dependent enzyme — MEPIDIRETMPALESTVYCNWGAGGPSPRRVVDAAESALEHSAGILPWQRLEREYGVEVRVLETESGRLDLAAVKAAAEDATLFCVSSLTWTHGTRLPVSEIVDIAHDAGALVLVDAVQSPGQVPVDVQGWGADFVVAAGHKWLLGPFGAGFLYVRDGVETDCVPAAIGYRSVEDENAGDYRYAAGARRFEVGTASPAPYAGLTEAIAVLEDVGIDTIQRRIEMLTDRLKAGVPDERLLSPREYESGLVTIDVDDPETTVERLADRGIVVRPLPTPDAIRASVHAFNDRADVDAVLEALENEF; from the coding sequence ATGGAACCGATCGATATCCGCGAGACGATGCCGGCCCTCGAGTCGACCGTCTACTGCAACTGGGGCGCCGGCGGGCCGAGCCCGCGCCGCGTCGTCGACGCGGCCGAATCGGCCCTCGAGCACTCCGCGGGGATCCTGCCGTGGCAGCGCCTCGAGCGCGAGTACGGCGTCGAGGTACGGGTGCTCGAGACTGAGAGTGGGCGGCTCGATCTCGCGGCCGTGAAAGCGGCGGCCGAAGACGCGACGCTGTTCTGTGTGAGTTCGCTCACGTGGACCCACGGGACGCGACTGCCGGTCTCGGAGATCGTCGACATCGCCCACGACGCCGGGGCACTGGTGCTCGTCGACGCCGTTCAGTCGCCCGGGCAGGTACCCGTCGACGTGCAGGGGTGGGGTGCCGACTTCGTCGTCGCGGCGGGCCACAAGTGGCTGCTCGGTCCCTTCGGTGCCGGCTTCCTCTATGTCCGCGACGGCGTCGAGACGGACTGCGTCCCCGCCGCGATCGGCTACCGAAGCGTCGAGGACGAGAACGCCGGCGACTATCGGTACGCAGCGGGCGCGCGGCGGTTCGAGGTCGGCACCGCGAGCCCCGCTCCCTACGCCGGGCTGACGGAAGCGATCGCGGTGCTCGAGGACGTCGGGATCGATACGATCCAGCGCCGGATCGAGATGCTCACCGACCGTCTCAAAGCGGGCGTTCCGGACGAGAGACTGTTGAGCCCGCGCGAGTACGAGTCCGGACTGGTGACGATCGACGTGGACGATCCGGAGACGACCGTCGAGCGCCTCGCCGATCGGGGGATCGTCGTCCGACCGCTGCCGACGCCGGACGCGATCCGCGCGTCGGTCCACGCGTTCAACGACCGAGCGGACGTGGACGCGGTGCTCGAGGCCCTCGAGAACGAGTTCTGA
- a CDS encoding SDR family NAD(P)-dependent oxidoreductase: protein MEGPDLDGQTVLVTGAAVGVGRELLLSTADCGARTAVHYHTSADAAREVADEARERSGSDAMTIQGDVTDPESVDGLFSAVEAELGSVDVLVNNVGDFAPAHWADLEFEAWNRVLETNLNGTYLCSKRALPEMREGEYGRIVNIGYASSEQGLVSPKNFPYFVAKKGVLMFTRMLAADTQDDGITVNAISPYVVENSAEFPEELPRDRPASFEDLIAPLYFFLDPESGYVSGENLEVDGGWLPETV from the coding sequence ATGGAGGGACCGGATCTCGACGGGCAAACGGTACTCGTTACGGGCGCAGCGGTCGGTGTCGGTCGCGAACTCCTGCTTTCGACGGCCGACTGCGGTGCGCGGACGGCGGTTCACTACCACACGAGCGCCGATGCCGCTCGCGAGGTGGCCGACGAGGCCCGCGAACGCAGCGGGTCCGACGCGATGACGATTCAGGGCGACGTGACCGATCCCGAGAGCGTCGACGGGCTCTTCTCGGCCGTCGAGGCCGAACTCGGGAGCGTCGACGTGCTGGTGAACAACGTCGGCGACTTCGCGCCCGCCCACTGGGCCGACCTCGAGTTCGAGGCGTGGAACCGCGTCCTCGAGACCAATCTCAACGGGACCTATCTCTGTTCGAAGCGGGCGCTGCCCGAGATGCGAGAGGGCGAGTACGGGCGGATCGTGAATATCGGCTACGCCTCGAGCGAGCAGGGCCTCGTGAGTCCGAAGAACTTCCCCTATTTCGTCGCGAAGAAGGGCGTGTTGATGTTTACGCGCATGCTCGCGGCCGACACGCAAGACGACGGGATCACGGTCAACGCTATCTCGCCGTACGTCGTCGAGAACTCCGCGGAATTTCCCGAGGAACTGCCCCGCGACCGGCCCGCGAGCTTCGAGGACCTGATCGCGCCGCTGTACTTCTTCCTCGACCCGGAGAGCGGCTACGTTAGCGGGGAAAACCTCGAGGTCGACGGCGGCTGGCTCCCCGAGACGGTGTGA
- a CDS encoding universal stress protein — protein sequence MHLLVALDDSEPGWAALEFACTEHVDDDITVVHAVDPTNSSYGEVAHLGPDVLLERQQEAARELLASAEDRAADEGCSLETETVIGQPADAIVDYAATNDVDRIIVGSHGRTGFSRVLLGSVAERIARQAPVPVTIVR from the coding sequence ATGCACCTGCTGGTCGCGCTCGACGACTCGGAGCCGGGGTGGGCGGCCCTCGAGTTCGCGTGCACCGAACACGTTGACGACGACATCACTGTGGTCCACGCCGTCGACCCGACCAATAGCAGCTACGGCGAGGTGGCACACCTCGGTCCGGACGTGTTGCTCGAGCGCCAGCAGGAGGCTGCCCGGGAACTGCTCGCGTCGGCCGAAGACCGTGCGGCCGACGAGGGCTGTTCGCTCGAGACGGAGACGGTTATCGGCCAGCCGGCCGACGCGATCGTCGACTACGCCGCGACCAACGACGTCGATCGAATCATCGTCGGAAGCCACGGCCGGACCGGGTTCTCGAGGGTGTTACTGGGTAGCGTCGCCGAACGGATCGCCCGGCAGGCACCCGTTCCGGTGACGATCGTCCGGTAG
- a CDS encoding MOSC domain-containing protein yields MSGRIRAIHVASAQGAPMDRVDRVEAVAGRGLEGDRYFASEGTFADREGCDLTLIESEALEAVERDYDIPLEPGVHRRNLTTEGVALNRLVGERFRIGAVLCEGIELCEPCSYLESHLEKQGVREALVHRGGLRARILEGGTVTDRTRVERV; encoded by the coding sequence ATGAGTGGTCGAATCCGGGCGATCCACGTCGCGTCGGCACAGGGCGCACCGATGGACCGAGTCGACCGCGTCGAGGCGGTCGCCGGGCGGGGTCTCGAGGGAGACCGCTACTTCGCCAGCGAGGGCACGTTCGCCGACCGCGAGGGGTGTGATCTGACCCTGATCGAATCGGAAGCCCTCGAAGCGGTCGAGCGCGACTACGATATTCCCCTCGAGCCGGGGGTGCACCGACGAAATCTCACGACGGAGGGCGTCGCGCTGAACCGACTGGTCGGCGAGCGGTTTCGGATCGGGGCGGTCCTCTGCGAGGGCATAGAGCTCTGCGAGCCGTGTTCGTACCTCGAGTCCCACCTCGAGAAACAGGGCGTCCGCGAGGCGCTGGTTCACCGCGGCGGGCTTCGGGCGCGGATTCTCGAGGGCGGGACGGTGACAGATAGAACGCGCGTCGAACGGGTCTGA
- a CDS encoding ROK family protein: MVYYAGVDLGATNVRAIVAEADGTTIGVSRRSTPRGPTGIDVTEGVLRTLREACGDAGVDPERIAATGIGSIGPFDLAEGAVIDPANLPSSIDRIPLTGPIAKLIDSEDVYLHNDTAAGVIGERFHAASNPDDMAYITISSGIGAGVCCDGSVMSGWDGNVGEVGHYVVDPRGRLTCGCGREGHWEAYCSGNAIPDYARLLAEDDPTISTNLPLEGAEFTAKDVFELAGEDELADYVIEQLAHWNAIGVTNVVHAFAPIVVSFGGAVALHNEELVVDPIRERVSEMVMTNVPEIRVTDLGDDVVVEGALASALTEGTGDRRRMRG, from the coding sequence ATGGTCTACTATGCGGGCGTCGATCTCGGCGCGACCAACGTCCGGGCCATCGTCGCCGAGGCCGACGGGACGACGATCGGCGTGAGTCGCCGATCCACACCACGCGGGCCGACGGGTATCGACGTGACTGAGGGTGTGCTTCGAACGCTTCGCGAGGCGTGTGGCGACGCCGGGGTCGACCCCGAGCGAATCGCCGCCACAGGGATCGGCTCGATCGGGCCGTTCGACCTCGCGGAGGGCGCGGTGATCGATCCGGCCAACCTCCCGAGTTCGATCGACCGGATCCCACTGACGGGACCGATCGCGAAACTGATCGACAGCGAGGACGTCTACCTCCACAACGACACCGCCGCGGGCGTCATCGGCGAGCGCTTTCACGCCGCCAGCAACCCGGACGACATGGCCTACATCACTATCTCCTCGGGGATCGGTGCCGGCGTCTGCTGTGATGGGTCCGTGATGAGCGGCTGGGACGGCAACGTCGGCGAAGTCGGCCACTACGTCGTCGATCCCCGTGGCCGCCTGACGTGTGGCTGTGGCCGCGAGGGCCACTGGGAGGCCTACTGCTCGGGCAACGCCATCCCCGACTACGCCCGGCTGCTCGCCGAGGACGACCCGACGATCTCGACGAATCTCCCGCTCGAGGGGGCGGAGTTCACGGCGAAGGACGTCTTCGAGCTGGCGGGGGAGGACGAACTGGCCGATTACGTCATCGAACAGCTCGCCCACTGGAACGCGATCGGCGTGACCAACGTGGTCCACGCGTTCGCGCCGATCGTCGTCTCCTTCGGCGGCGCGGTCGCCCTGCACAACGAGGAACTCGTCGTCGATCCCATCCGCGAGCGCGTCTCCGAGATGGTCATGACGAACGTCCCCGAGATCCGGGTCACCGACCTCGGCGACGACGTCGTCGTCGAAGGCGCACTGGCGAGCGCGCTGACCGAGGGAACCGGCGATCGGCGACGGATGCGCGGCTGA
- the nirK gene encoding copper-containing nitrite reductase, translating to MTTTRLNRRHVLQALGAAGVGAVAGCLGGDAEGNGAESDTSADEEGLPAAKAVDVDRIARDPTDIPAPVDWDEPREHDITIRTERVTAEIEPGVTFEYMTFEGQVPGPMIRVRRGDRVNLTFEVPEDMNKVGHNMDFHAVYGPGGGADATTIGPGDDPTQISFTADYAGVFIYHCAIPNMDMHISSGMFGSILVEPEDGLPEVDTEYYLGQHEIYTDGEVGEEGHHSFDFDAMLAEQPTYVVFNGQAYGFTKDGGQPMQAETGETARVYFANGGPNLLSSLHPIGNVWSRYYRDGDLLTDPEKNIETAPVAPGTTTAAEMEFPVPGPVKIVDHALTRAGRRGALGVVNVDGEPTRDLYDEDP from the coding sequence ATGACCACGACCCGACTCAACCGACGACACGTACTACAGGCGCTCGGGGCGGCCGGTGTCGGTGCGGTGGCCGGCTGTCTCGGCGGCGATGCGGAGGGGAACGGTGCGGAAAGCGACACATCGGCGGATGAGGAGGGACTGCCAGCAGCGAAGGCTGTCGATGTCGACCGAATCGCGCGGGACCCCACGGACATCCCGGCTCCGGTCGACTGGGACGAGCCCCGCGAACACGACATCACGATCCGAACCGAACGGGTGACCGCCGAGATCGAGCCGGGGGTCACCTTCGAGTACATGACCTTCGAGGGGCAGGTGCCGGGGCCGATGATCCGAGTTCGGCGCGGCGATCGGGTGAACCTCACGTTCGAGGTGCCCGAGGACATGAACAAGGTCGGGCACAACATGGACTTCCACGCGGTCTACGGCCCCGGCGGCGGGGCCGACGCGACCACGATCGGGCCGGGCGACGACCCGACACAGATCAGCTTCACGGCCGACTACGCGGGCGTGTTCATCTACCACTGTGCGATCCCGAACATGGACATGCACATCAGCAGCGGGATGTTCGGCTCGATCCTCGTCGAGCCCGAGGACGGCCTCCCCGAGGTCGACACCGAGTACTACCTCGGCCAACACGAGATCTACACCGACGGCGAGGTCGGCGAGGAGGGCCACCACAGCTTCGACTTCGACGCGATGCTGGCCGAACAGCCCACCTACGTCGTCTTCAACGGCCAAGCCTACGGCTTCACCAAGGACGGCGGCCAGCCCATGCAAGCCGAAACTGGCGAAACCGCCCGCGTCTACTTCGCCAACGGCGGCCCGAACCTGCTGAGCTCGCTCCACCCCATCGGGAACGTCTGGAGCCGCTACTACCGCGACGGCGACCTCCTGACCGACCCCGAGAAAAACATCGAGACCGCGCCCGTCGCGCCGGGAACCACCACCGCCGCCGAGATGGAGTTCCCCGTGCCCGGCCCGGTCAAGATCGTCGACCACGCGCTGACCCGCGCCGGCCGCCGCGGCGCACTCGGCGTCGTCAACGTCGACGGCGAGCCCACCCGCGACCTCTACGACGAAGATCCGTGA
- a CDS encoding universal stress protein: MAIDTVLLAVGPMDTVRAPELAETVLEIADPLEATVVIGHAFTADEYEDVREDLGFDDRVEDVDPDAVAARRAPVPELAERFEAAGVEYEIKGALGEVSTTVVDMAIDVDADRMVVGGRRRSPAEKAVLGSVSQEIILQAPCPITYFRDLDVME; encoded by the coding sequence ATGGCAATCGATACGGTGCTTCTCGCGGTCGGTCCCATGGACACAGTGCGCGCGCCGGAACTCGCCGAAACGGTCCTCGAGATCGCGGACCCCCTCGAGGCGACCGTCGTGATCGGGCACGCGTTCACGGCGGACGAGTACGAGGACGTCCGCGAGGACCTCGGCTTCGATGACCGCGTCGAGGACGTCGATCCCGACGCGGTCGCCGCCCGGCGTGCGCCGGTCCCGGAACTCGCCGAGCGGTTCGAGGCGGCCGGCGTCGAGTACGAGATCAAGGGCGCGCTCGGCGAGGTCAGCACGACGGTCGTCGATATGGCGATCGATGTCGACGCGGACCGGATGGTCGTCGGCGGCCGGCGGCGCTCGCCCGCCGAAAAGGCCGTTCTCGGCTCCGTTTCACAGGAAATCATCCTGCAGGCACCCTGTCCGATCACGTACTTCCGCGACCTCGACGTAATGGAGTAG
- a CDS encoding universal stress protein, with protein sequence MLDTVLLAVGPGDADRSDQLAEAVLEVAKPADATVVLAHVFTSNEYDEVLDRLEFDTDADTVDPDAVAARHSTIHDLESVLEEHGVDYEVQGGVGEHGPTIVDLAASTEADRVIVGGRRRSPTGKAVFGSTAQEVMLSAPCPVTFVRHDE encoded by the coding sequence ATGTTAGATACAGTGTTGCTCGCCGTCGGTCCCGGTGACGCCGACCGCAGCGATCAACTGGCCGAAGCGGTCCTCGAAGTAGCGAAGCCCGCCGACGCGACCGTCGTTCTCGCACACGTGTTCACGAGCAACGAGTACGACGAGGTACTCGACCGCCTCGAGTTCGATACGGACGCCGATACGGTCGACCCCGACGCGGTCGCGGCGCGCCATTCGACGATCCACGACCTCGAGTCGGTCCTCGAGGAACACGGCGTCGACTACGAGGTACAGGGAGGCGTCGGGGAACACGGACCGACGATCGTCGATCTGGCGGCGAGTACTGAAGCCGACCGAGTCATCGTCGGCGGGCGGCGGCGCTCGCCGACGGGCAAGGCCGTCTTCGGCTCGACGGCACAGGAAGTCATGCTGTCGGCTCCCTGTCCGGTCACGTTCGTCCGTCACGACGAATAG
- a CDS encoding phosphopantetheine adenylyltransferase: MRVAVAGTFGPLHDGHRSLFEHALRFGDGGVVVAVTGDELAVETRHEPRPIPSLEERTRAVTDELAALDEWDREVELRTLESEYGIATDEPSIDALVISPETAPELEAINERRRERGFEPLSGIVAPYVYADDGERISSTRIVKGEIDEHGRVLE; encoded by the coding sequence ATGCGAGTCGCAGTCGCCGGTACGTTCGGGCCGCTCCACGACGGCCATCGATCCCTCTTCGAGCACGCGCTCCGCTTCGGCGACGGCGGCGTCGTCGTCGCGGTAACGGGCGACGAACTGGCGGTCGAAACGCGTCACGAACCCCGCCCGATCCCGTCGCTCGAGGAGCGGACCCGAGCCGTGACCGACGAACTCGCCGCCCTCGACGAGTGGGATCGGGAGGTCGAACTGCGTACGCTCGAGTCCGAGTACGGGATCGCAACGGACGAGCCGTCGATCGACGCGCTGGTGATCTCCCCCGAGACGGCTCCCGAACTCGAGGCGATCAACGAGCGACGGCGCGAACGCGGATTCGAGCCGCTGTCGGGAATCGTCGCGCCCTACGTCTACGCCGACGACGGCGAGCGAATCTCCTCGACCCGGATCGTGAAGGGCGAGATCGACGAGCACGGGCGGGTGCTCGAGTAG
- a CDS encoding TrkA family potassium uptake protein: MSLWRSRRTGYYIGLVVVTTVVSTLVYNYGMATWENDPQPLFRSLGIVFQSFTTTGYGEDAGWATPQMYILTIGLQVMGIGLILTAVDVFAVPWLRNALSTTAPTAVPDLEDHVIICEYTSRGEAFIEELESRGQEYVVVESDEGTATELHETDRRVVHGGPESTDVLENAGIERATAVVADSADDTNASIVLSAREANPDVRIVTLVEDQRLGEYHRIAGADEVLSPRQLLGESLAHRVPTAVTTAVDEGVEIGNGLELVELSIAEGSDLCRRTAGDVRLRERFGVDGIGAWIDGEFESPIPPDRELDTGTRLLVAGDADRIDTLRSEAASTVQPFSARHVVIAGYGEAGDAAGEALAETDSRVTVLDSADKEGVDVIGDARDPTAVRETGIDDASAVIVTLDDDTTAIFATLVARDLNPSVDIVVRANDAESEQKLYRAGADYVQSLATVSGRMLASTVFEDEEVLAVDRQIDVVKLPAGRLAGRTVVDADVRSRTGCTVLAAVRDGETIVEFDPSSFVLESDDAVVLAGTDESVQSFESQFLA, encoded by the coding sequence ATGTCACTGTGGAGGTCCCGCCGCACCGGCTACTACATCGGGCTAGTGGTCGTAACGACCGTCGTCTCCACGCTGGTGTACAATTACGGAATGGCGACGTGGGAGAACGATCCGCAGCCGCTCTTTCGATCGCTCGGAATCGTCTTTCAATCGTTCACCACGACCGGATACGGCGAGGATGCGGGCTGGGCGACGCCGCAAATGTATATCTTGACCATCGGGTTGCAAGTCATGGGGATCGGCCTGATCCTCACCGCGGTCGATGTCTTCGCCGTCCCGTGGCTTCGAAACGCGCTCTCGACGACGGCCCCGACGGCCGTTCCCGATCTCGAGGATCACGTGATCATCTGCGAGTACACGTCCCGCGGAGAGGCGTTCATCGAGGAACTCGAGTCCCGCGGGCAGGAGTACGTCGTCGTCGAGTCCGACGAGGGGACGGCGACCGAACTACACGAAACGGACCGGCGGGTCGTCCACGGGGGCCCCGAGTCGACCGACGTCCTCGAGAACGCCGGCATCGAACGGGCGACGGCGGTCGTGGCCGATTCAGCCGACGACACGAACGCGAGCATCGTCCTCTCGGCGCGGGAGGCCAACCCCGACGTGCGGATCGTGACGCTGGTCGAGGACCAGCGGCTGGGGGAGTACCACCGGATCGCGGGCGCGGACGAGGTGCTCTCGCCGCGCCAGTTGCTCGGCGAGAGCCTCGCCCACCGGGTGCCGACGGCCGTGACGACCGCGGTCGACGAGGGCGTCGAAATCGGAAACGGGCTGGAACTGGTCGAACTCTCGATCGCGGAGGGGAGCGACCTCTGCCGGCGGACCGCCGGCGACGTCCGGCTCCGCGAGCGATTCGGCGTCGACGGCATCGGCGCGTGGATCGACGGCGAGTTCGAGAGCCCGATTCCGCCGGATCGCGAACTCGATACGGGCACGCGACTGCTCGTCGCGGGGGACGCTGACCGGATCGACACCTTGCGATCCGAGGCGGCGTCGACAGTCCAACCCTTCTCGGCCCGGCACGTCGTGATCGCCGGCTACGGCGAAGCGGGGGACGCGGCGGGAGAGGCGCTCGCCGAGACGGACTCTCGAGTGACCGTTCTCGACAGCGCCGACAAGGAGGGCGTCGACGTGATCGGTGACGCCCGCGATCCGACGGCGGTCCGCGAGACCGGCATCGACGACGCGTCCGCGGTGATCGTCACCCTCGACGACGACACGACGGCGATCTTCGCAACGCTCGTCGCGCGGGACCTGAACCCGTCGGTCGACATCGTCGTCCGGGCGAACGACGCGGAAAGCGAGCAGAAGCTGTACCGGGCCGGCGCGGACTACGTGCAGTCGCTGGCGACCGTCAGCGGGCGGATGCTCGCTTCGACCGTCTTCGAGGACGAGGAGGTGCTCGCCGTCGACAGACAGATCGACGTCGTGAAACTCCCCGCGGGGCGGCTGGCGGGACGGACCGTCGTCGACGCCGACGTCCGCTCGCGGACGGGCTGTACCGTCCTCGCCGCCGTTCGCGACGGCGAGACGATCGTCGAGTTCGACCCCTCGTCGTTCGTCCTCGAGAGCGACGACGCGGTCGTTCTCGCGGGCACGGACGAGAGCGTTCAGTCCTTCGAGTCACAGTTTCTCGCCTAA